From the genome of Phoenix dactylifera cultivar Barhee BC4 unplaced genomic scaffold, palm_55x_up_171113_PBpolish2nd_filt_p 002570F, whole genome shotgun sequence:
CTGACACACACATATTAGAAGGTCTTATACTCAAATTGAATACTCGAATAAGTCGTTTAAATATGCAAATTccagttttatatcctaaccaAATCTAAAGGTAGTTATTTTTTAGTGTAAGATTTGAATTTATCACTAAAAAGTGAATTACTATGTGTTAGAAATATTTTTTCTGTTACTTATTACATTTTGATGATCAAAAATAGTTGGAGACATATGAAAAAGCAAACTCTACATTttgattattatattttatttccttttaGTCCATGGCATTAATCAAGTCAAAGTAAAGCAATTTTGATAATTTACATTTCTCTAGTTTTTCTATTAACAATATTTATCTTGCAATGATTATAATAGTGATGTTAAAATTTGATCATTCAAATGGAATCATGATAGAAGATGAATATActgataaattttaatgatgataGATTAGTGTTCCATGCACATAGAAAGAATTTCACTTATATTCTTTTTTCCTCACCTTCGTCACCAATGGGCATTGCACTTGCCTTACAACTTATCTAGAActtgaatatttatttataaacTCAAACACTACTGAGGGCTTTTCATGTTCCTAGCAAACTGTTCACTTGATTGAACATAGTTTAAAAAAAGTGTCAAGTAATTTTATGATTACTGTGAACATGTTGTACATCCTACTTACTTctcatatttttggattttgGTATGTTTATGGATATGGTTCATACTATCTTTCAAAGATGCTTTTATTGCAAAGTCTAAGGTTAATATTAGTAAAAACTTGATGGCATAAGCATAAGAAATTGTCACATAATTTGCAAGTAAAAGGAAGCTAAGAAATTTTGCAATTGAGAAAGTGAGATAAATACCTGAGAGAACGGGTTGAACATTATTGACTACAATAGATATTGCAAGCAATGGAGTGAGAGCATAAACCACTCTTTTCACATCATTACTATTTGTAAATGCAGATGGATATTGCTTCCttgtaattatcaaaataagagaAAGGAGAACACCTATTGAGAATGAAGTTATAACAACTACAACAACAGAAAACTTTGCTGTCCTTGGATGACCTGCCCCAAGTTCATTAGACACCCTAACactgcaaaagaaaaaaaaaattatctgcataattaaattaatcataaattttataaaataatttgattTACAAATCATAGTTAGATTCAAGCCTTGTTGCCGCATTAGCTCCCATAGCAACCATAATTGTCCATCCAAGAATATTCATACTGTTAACAAACAAAAgtttcaaataatttaaaattaggtAAGTCAATTTGATATCATGGTAAACAATTCAAAAACTTTGTTTTCAACTATTATTTTAAACTTAGATATAGAAACCTTTGATAAATTAGATATAGAAACCTTTGATAAATTGAA
Proteins encoded in this window:
- the LOC113461431 gene encoding protein DETOXIFICATION 29-like isoform X2: MNILGWTIMVAMGANAATSVRVSNELGAGHPRTAKFSVVVVVITSFSIGVLLSLILIITRKQYPSAFTNSNDVKRVVYALTPLLAISIVVNNVQPVLSGVAIGAGWQALVAYVNIGCYYIFGIPLGLMMGYKLEMGVRGIWYGMLSGTMVQTLILFWMTHRTNWNKEASMAGIRIKRWGGEPEVKTTL
- the LOC113461431 gene encoding protein DETOXIFICATION 29-like isoform X1, which encodes MNILGWTIMVAMGANAATRLESNYDFVRVSNELGAGHPRTAKFSVVVVVITSFSIGVLLSLILIITRKQYPSAFTNSNDVKRVVYALTPLLAISIVVNNVQPVLSGVAIGAGWQALVAYVNIGCYYIFGIPLGLMMGYKLEMGVRGIWYGMLSGTMVQTLILFWMTHRTNWNKEASMAGIRIKRWGGEPEVKTTL